From the genome of Candidatus Methylomirabilis sp., one region includes:
- a CDS encoding ABC transporter permease subunit has product IHDAAAVDGASFWRHLFQITVPLVRPIMLVASLFGFVFAFTDMIVIFVLTRGGPYDTTQVLASLAFFTGIQGGDIAEGAAIALFLFPLLLAAAIAFLRVARRTEVT; this is encoded by the coding sequence ATCCATGACGCGGCCGCCGTGGACGGAGCCAGCTTCTGGCGGCACCTGTTCCAAATCACGGTTCCGTTGGTCCGCCCGATCATGCTCGTGGCATCGTTGTTCGGGTTCGTGTTCGCATTCACCGACATGATCGTGATCTTCGTGCTGACCCGCGGCGGACCCTACGACACGACGCAGGTCCTGGCGAGCCTCGCCTTCTTCACCGGCATCCAGGGGGGCGACATCGCCGAGGGGGCCGCGATCGCCCTCTTCCTCTTCCCCTTGCTCCTTGCCGCCGCCATCGCCTTCCTCCGCGTCGCCCGGCGCACCGAGGTGACCTGA